From the genome of Solanum stenotomum isolate F172 unplaced genomic scaffold, ASM1918654v1 scaffold37042, whole genome shotgun sequence, one region includes:
- the LOC125852553 gene encoding F-box protein At1g61340-like: MALGKKCGSYGSGLVRSSSFGRKRVILDVDFSPTIHMKKVCSHNSLFNYDKSPIEDLPQDILIRIVCGVDHDDLKRLFRVSRAIREAAVIAKRLHFEYATPRKTVSFKNAIEDLGEFNDVEAPNAPRQLKVRKLKLSKKKMDDISVALFASEDDDDDNWLQRESYMPMNAEF; the protein is encoded by the exons ATGGCATTGGGGAAAAAATGTGGAAGTTACGGGTCGGGGCTAGTGAGAAGTAGTTCGTTTGGGAGGAAGAGAGTTATACTGGATGTTGATTTCAGTCCTACAATACATATGAAGAAAGTGTGCAGTCATAATTCGCTTTTTAATTATGACAAGTCTCCAATTGAAGATTTGCCTCAAGATATTTTG ATTAGGATAGTGTGTGGAGTTGATCATGATGATTTGAAGAGGCTGTTTCGTGTATCAAGGGCAATTCGAGAGGCg GCTGTGATTGCAAAAAGGTTGCATTTTGAGTATGCAACACCAAGAAAGACGGTTAGTTTCAAGAATGCAATCGAGGATTTGGGTGAATTTAATGATGTTGAAGCACCAAATGCTCCGAGGCAATTGAAAGTTCGAAAGTTGAAGTTAAGCAAGAAGAAAATGGATGATATTTCTGTTGCCTTGTTTGCATCAGAagacgatgatgatgataattGGCTGCAAAGAGAGTCATATATGCCGATGAATGCTGAGTTTTAG